The sequence CTTCTTGTAGTCGAAGGGCAGCGGGTCGACGTCGGTGAAGCCGGTGTTGGTCCGCCACTGGGTGACGAAGCCGACGGCCTGGTCTATCTCGCTCTTCCAGTCGTCGGGGGACCACTTGTTGACGCCGTTGCCGTCCGGCCGGGTCGAGCAGAAGTGGCCGTTGAAGTGGGTGCCTATCTCGTGGCCGGCCAGCCAGGCCTGGCTGACGAGCTTGATCGTGTTCTTGACCGCGCCGTCCGACAGGTAGGGGATGTCGGAGGCGCCGACCGAGTGCAGCGGCGGGTGGTACAGCTCGGACCTGCCCTTGGGCAGGGTGTATATGCCGGAGAGGAAGAAGGTCATCGCGGCCTTGTGCTCCTCGGCGAGCTTGAGGAACCGGGGGAACTGGCCGTCCTCGGTCGCTCCGGCGCCGTCCCAGGAGAACACCACGAACTGCGGCGGGCGCTCGCCGGGCTTGAGCTTCTCCGGCTTGGGCTGGTTCGGCTGGGGGCCGGTGTCGGAGGTCGAGCCGTCGCCGATCGGCTTGCCCTTGGTCGGGGTGCCGCTCGGGGTGGCGCCGGTTCCGGTGCTCGCGCCGCCGGTGGTGGGGGCCGGGGCGGGGCCCGAACCGGAGCCGGAGGCGGAGGCCGAACCCGAGCCGCCCCCGGAGCAGGCCGTCACCGCTCCGAGGGCCGCGGTCGCGGCGGTGGCTGTGAGCACGGTCCTGCGCGAGATGCTGCCCATCGTCTCCCCTGGGTTCGTCCGGACCGGGTGGTGGCCGTGGCCGCGCCCGTATCAGTCAATTAGGACAATTGAGTGATTATCCGTCGTTGGGATTGCATGCGAACACACGGGTCACCAAGGAGCCCGGGGGGTCGCCGAACATGAACACGCTCGGTACGCCCGTACGGGATGCGAAGAAATGTCTTCTGTTGCCGTCCTGTGACGCTTCGCCCGATTCGAGGGGCGTGCCGTCGCGGCGTCAGCCCAGCGAGAGCCGGCGGTTGCGGCGCACGATGCGGGCGATGGCGGTGCTCACCGCGGTGGCCGCGGTGCAGGAGACCGCGAGGCTCAGCCAGGCGGTGTCGAACCAGTGGCTGTTGAGCCAGCCCAGGGTCACGATGTAGGCCGCCCAGATCATCGCCGCCAGCGCCGACCAGCGCAGGAAGCGATGGGGGTGCGCGGGGGAGTGGCCGATGGCCAGATCGAGGACGGTCCGCCCGGCGGGAACGAACCGGGCGACCACGACCATGACGGCCGCCGCCCGGGTGGTGCGCCCGTCCAGCGCCTGCTGGACCCGGGTCACGCTCGCCGCGAGTTTCGGCCGGTGCTCGAGCCGCCGGTTGACCATGGGCGCGCCGCGCCGGGCCAGCTGGAGCAGCAGCAGATCGCCGAGGAAGGAGGCGGTGGCCACGCCCAGCCCGAGCAGTACGGGCGCGCCGTCTATCTGCGCAGTCTTGAGCACGGCGAGTATGACGAGCGTCCCGCTCGGGATGAAGGGGAGGAAGGCGTCGCCGAGCACGGCGCAGAGCGCCAGGGCGCAGATCCACGAGGATCCGGCCAGTGTCGCGATGTCCATGAGCTTCCTCCCGCCAGGCTGCCCGGGGGAGCAGTGGTTGCAAGGGACAACGCTAGCGTCTCGACTTTTCATGCCATGAAGCACCCCGGTTGTGCGGCGGCTCACAGGTGTCGGGCCTCACAGGCCCGAACCCGCCCGGGCCGGTCCGGGGTGACGAGGGTCCGGGGTGACGAGGGTCCTGAGCGACGAGGGTTCGGGGCGGCGCGGTTCCGCAATGGCACGAGCCCCCGGGGCGGGGTGCCGCTCCAGGGGCTCGCGGGGATCGGTCGGCGCTGGTCCAGCCCGACGATCTTGCTGGTGAGTGCGGATCCGGTTGGGTGATCCGCCGGGAACCAAGCCTGCCGGACGCCGGACACCGCCCGCGAGCCCTCGGGCTGGCGACTTCCCGCGCTGGCGTGAAGTCGCCACGGGTGTTCGTCCGCTGGCTCTGCGTCAACCGGGGCCGGGTCCCCGGGGACCTCCTGCGGCGGACGGGACTGGCGTTCGCGAACGGGTCGCCGGGGGCCCGGCCGGATCCGGGGCGGGGAACAAGGGGGACCGCCGCCGGGGTTGACCACTGTCGGCACCGGCGCCGGCACCGGCCGACCCGGTGGCCGGCACCGGTGCACCGCACCGGCGGACGGAACGACCACGGCCAGGAGGACGGACGGTATGACGACCGAGGACAGGCGGGCGGAGCAGCGGGAGGACGGGAGCGCGGCGCCCGTCCCGGACGCGGTCCGCGGCACGGCCCGGGGAACGGCGCCCGCCCCGCTGTCGATTCTCGACCTGGCCACCGTCGGGGTCGGCCACACACCGGCGCAGGCACTCGCCGCGACCACCACCCTGGCCCGCAGCGCCGAGGAGTGGGGCTACCACCGCTTCTGGGTGGCCGAGCACCACGGCATGCCCGGTGTCGCCAGCTCCACCCCGGCCGTCCTGCTGGCCCACCTCGGCGCCCACACCACCACCCTGCGGCTCGGTTCGGGCGGCGTGATGCTGCCCAACCACGCCCCGCTGGCGATCGCCGAGCAGTTCGGCCTGCTCGAAGCCCTCCACCCGGGTCGGATCGACCTCGGCCTCGGCCGCGCCCCCGGCACCGACGCCGCCACCGCCCGGGCGCTGCGCCGGGGCCTCGGCGAGGGTGCCGACGACTTCCCCCGCCAGCTCGCGGAGCTGACCCACTTCCTCGACGGCAGCTTCCCGGCCGAGCACGCCTACTCCCGGCTGACCGCCGTCCCGAAGGGCGAGGGGCGGCC comes from Streptomyces sp. TLI_053 and encodes:
- a CDS encoding LLM class flavin-dependent oxidoreductase, yielding MTTEDRRAEQREDGSAAPVPDAVRGTARGTAPAPLSILDLATVGVGHTPAQALAATTTLARSAEEWGYHRFWVAEHHGMPGVASSTPAVLLAHLGAHTTTLRLGSGGVMLPNHAPLAIAEQFGLLEALHPGRIDLGLGRAPGTDAATARALRRGLGEGADDFPRQLAELTHFLDGSFPAEHAYSRLTAVPKGEGRPPIWLLGSSGFSAQLAGRLGLPFAFAHHFSSVNTLPALDLYRSEFRPSAVLDEPYALIGVGAVAADDRDTARRLARSAALGMLRLRRGNPGPIPTPEEAESYPYSPAEADFVDEWLGNVVLGSPGEVADGLEALRKRTGVEELMVTSHIHGHEARLRSYGLIAEAYGLTGARASAG
- a CDS encoding VTT domain-containing protein, yielding MDIATLAGSSWICALALCAVLGDAFLPFIPSGTLVILAVLKTAQIDGAPVLLGLGVATASFLGDLLLLQLARRGAPMVNRRLEHRPKLAASVTRVQQALDGRTTRAAAVMVVVARFVPAGRTVLDLAIGHSPAHPHRFLRWSALAAMIWAAYIVTLGWLNSHWFDTAWLSLAVSCTAATAVSTAIARIVRRNRRLSLG